In Trichoderma asperellum chromosome 1, complete sequence, a single window of DNA contains:
- a CDS encoding uncharacterized protein (EggNog:ENOG41), translating into MEMLFTKPIHLGIYPQCGICVQVIETGESIQVVFRHAPKVFVCSPSFRLPESELFQLRTSRFEFCKKTNCYICMKAAADTIPVHKSCYAVLKKECASHDIFAINIRLWAVAAFRKPWNNSQPLFLPYPTNVDISLIETVVKEIGMPQLLDMPAEVVGMIQGYSERSLFWRSVAARSLATYISETIDQPLELQTTPLTEIMDWKRGSAVTSTSPKLLPPFVTITIDSDGIRSISRQGHPSEYSIGRSTSTAYIVLSQDDEMLSKLDVHNMYGRCRLVVPPDMEPPRIWNTPTPPAWSSCNMSINGHDSSRKWPRLTAVNLDGITGITFFLDLGSLASIHLHYPGEPSAMDTYNKMGSTLRSFCVWIYVPISKDDQVTAIGVKRDLGKPFSLFIQTEKSGDIIVGPHNESFKDNCFVHTAPLTFIYQQLKQWDTTNELGFVGTYSAGEPARKMEEDFPVDRYERSPLSLHSFVETIYFSWAPLEGVASAVVYKRRHKGVTRGIILHYLNGGSRALGQCRVGVDVAQEVFLPIMICIKIASRWDGRFIDDTDSEDGEESESPWQRRTVHSARVEFQSEPEHEHPAGEQWCCKPMADILKFWCMIENTFCTVRDGTEVGPIPGAATADLHMLSGRRYT; encoded by the exons ATGGAAATGTTATTCACCAAGCCTATCCATCTTGGAATCTACCCCCAGTGTGGGATATGCGTGCAAGTCATAGAGACGGGTGAGAGCATACAAGTTG TCTTCCGTCACGCTCCAAAAGTCTTTGTATGCTCACCATCTTTTCGTCTACCTGAATCGGAATTGTTCCAGCTTAGAACCTCTCGGTTTGAATTCTGCAAGAAGACAAACTGCTATATTTGCatgaaggcggcggcggataCAATACCAGTTCATAAAAGCTGCTATGCCGTGCTCAAGAAGGAATGTGCCAGCCATGATATTTTTGCCATCAACATCCGGCTATGGGCAGTGGCAGCGTTCAGAAAGCCCTGGAACAATTCCCAGCCATTGTTTCTTCCCTACCCCACGAATGTCGATATATCCTTGATCGAAACCGTTGTTAAGGAGATCGGAATGCCACAGCTGCTTGACATGCCAGCTGAGGTTGTTGGCATGATACAGGGTTACTCGGAGCGCTCGTTGTTCTGGCGGAGCGTAGCAGCACGTAGCCTGGCGACGTATATATCAGAGACAATAGACCAGCCCCTAGAATTGCAGACGACGCCGCTGACAGAGATCATGGATTGGAAGCGCGGATCCGCTGTCACAAGCACTTCACCCAAGCTTCTGCCTCCATTTGTCACAATCACCATTGATTCCGATGGCATTCGCAGCATCTCTCGCCAGGGTCATCCCTCTGAATATTCAATAGGACGCTCTACCAGCACCGCATACATCGTCTTGTctcaagatgatgaaatGCTATCCAAATTAGACGTTCATAACATG TACGGTCGATGTCGCCTCGTGGTTCCTCCCGATATGGAACCTCCACGCATTTGGAATACCCCTACTCCACCTGCCTGGTCTTCTTGCAATATGTCCATAAATGGGCATGACAGCTCTAGGAAGTGGCCACGTTTGACTGCCGTCAATCTGGATGGGATTACAGGCATAACCTTCTTTCTTGATCTAGGAAGCCTCGCCAGCATTCATCTCCATTATCCTGGGGAGCCATCTGCCATGGATACATATAACAAAATGGGAAGCACGCTTCGGTCATTCTGCGTTTGGATTTACGTTCCTATCTCTAAAGATGATCAGGTGACTGCAATTGGCGTCAAACGAGACCTAGGGAAGCCTTTCAGCCTCTTCATACAAACGGAGAAATCTGGCGACATCATTGTGGGGCCGCACAACGAGTCCTTTAAAGATAATTGCTTCGTCCACACTGCTCCcctaacttttatatacCAACAACTAAAGCAATGGGATACCACGAATGAGTTGGGCTTTGTTGGCACATACTCTGCTGGGGAACCAGCCAGGAAAATGGAAGAGGATTTCCCTGTGGACAGATACGAACGTAGCCCGCTCAGTTTGCACAGCTTTGTCGAAACAATTTACTTTTCTTGGGCTCCTCTTGAAGGCGTTGCATCTGCTGTCGTCTACAAAAGACGGCACAAGGGAGTCACAAGAGGTATTATACTACACTATCTAAACGGAGGATCCCGAGCTCTTGGGCAGTGCCGTGTCGGCGTGGATGTGGCACAGGAGGTTTTCCTACCCATTATGATCTGTATCAAGATAGCTTCCAGATGGGATGGGCGTTTTATAGACGACACTGATAGCGAAGACGGAGAAGAATCTGAAAGCCCCTGGCAGCGGCGGACCGTTCATAGCGCACGGGTGGAATTCCAGTCCGAACCAGAGCATGAGCACCCTGCCGGGGAACAGTGGTGCTGCAAGCCGATGGCGGATATCCTCAAGTTTTGGTGCATGATTGAGAATACATTCTGTACTGTAAGGGATGGTACAGAAGTCGGCCCTATACCGGGCGCCGCTACAGCCGATTTACATATGTTGTCGGGGAGACGGTATACATAG
- a CDS encoding uncharacterized protein (TransMembrane:4 (i12-31o37-53i65-86o106-131i)), with translation MILDAKKNNYYFPCYMLFFFIFFSFKLAWFFEWTGKNCAFSLWTFFYTSFSPGKSKHKSDKKNSLGGGGGAIMFFFLWFGSAAFLLEHWETLQIPLQHGFNTASTFDILIIILPFLLFFLSRPLFCFWLLLMALPFG, from the coding sequence ATGATTCTGGACGCGAAAAAGAACAACTATTATTTCCCCTGCTACATGCTATTTTTCTTcatattcttctctttcaagcTGGCTTGGTTCTTCGAATGGACGGGGAAAAATTGTGCCTTTTCTCTATGGACTTTCTTCTACACATCTTTCTCGCCCGGTAAAAGCAAACACAAAagtgacaaaaaaaattctttgggggggggggggggggctattatgtttttttttctttggtttGGCAGCGCTGCATTTTTATTGGAACACTGGGAAACGCTTCAGATACCGCTTCAACATGGCTTCAACACGGCTTCGACTTTTGATATCCTTATTATCATTCTACCCTttttactcttcttcttatcacggccccttttttgtttttggcttCTGTTGATGGCTTTGCCATTTGGCTAG
- a CDS encoding uncharacterized protein (EggNog:ENOG41) has translation MPPPPPENEPHKRKRDLKDDGGQPAHLHQLINHEPEPSGRRLSVPVMSPASQPYINFLPRHHYAHLLGLLPGDLDTFSEVIYLISEYEGVLDRSESLAASLGARLTGPRFLRGIERFFDGPIRTNSPHPFMHSITWLDVVTFAKANPDAFSLVTLPDGARCRQFMYNGIQVEIAEDDWRLIYSGALDKFPLEHIFEEDEAAELATLEIMLQRSSLLYKKADEVAARARLLNCRLETRRKDVARQLQRHGEASAANAVTVSSGFCAINHPPRSAPSSSHSPSHDLHADLLHQFVVASMQNQPPQGPPPGYYHHQQHSAVGSAMPAIATGLSPLAAPILEAPPYQPLPVLTYPNIAETTATASSPSSLASILAPVPGLTPSPTTSVPASSTPAAVSGASTPTSNSLPPAPAPTPVPIPALPSRRARGRAGRAGRGGRRGAAGKDLAPEVHRALVLKKADTVNKGDVIFPTCDRCRRLRLQCVKHLSACRGCTKKHARCSWRNVTDEEAEIVRHQLEIIEREAQKQRDEAAAAAAGKTATQAEANNNPSAGSGPANSAADASSSAAADSTSQVELVSRPASVSALALAAVAAAASSAMASSSSPAPAPALAPATIEPPLKLVPTSRLTRIDSAPPSVQRNPPRTGHLSAILSPPDYEPRPFHSH, from the exons atgccaccaccacctccggAGAACGAACCCCACAAGCGGAAGCGCGATCTTAAGGATGACGGTGGCCAGCCCGCCCACCTCCATCAGCTCATCAACCACGAACCTGAACCTTCAGGCCGTCGCCTATCGGTGCCTGTTATGTCTCCAG CCTCCCAGCCGTACATCAATTTCTTACCAAGACACCACTATGCCCATCTGCTCGGTCTCTTGCCAGGCGATTTAGATACCTTCAGCGAAGTCATCTACCTCATTAGTGAATACGAAG GCGTATTGGATCGGAGTGAAAGCCTAGCAGCGAGTCTCGGGGCCAGATTGACAGGGCCCCGTTTCCTCAGAGGCATCGAAAGATTTTTCGATGGCCCCATCAGAACCAACTCTCCACATCCCTTCATGCACTCCATTACCTGGCTGGACGTGGTCACTTTTGCCAAGGCGAATCCCGATGCCTTCTCCCTCGTTACCCTGCCCGATGGCGCACGATGCCGTCAGTTCATGTACAATGGGATCCAGGTCGAGATTGCAGAGGATGACTGGCGCTTGATATACTCGGGAGCCCTGGACAAATTCCCACTAGAGCACATCTttgaagaggacgaggcggCCGAGCTGGCCACGCTCGAGATCATGCTGCAGAGATCCTCCCTCTTGTACAAGAAGGCGGACGAGGTTGCGGCGAGAGCCCGCCTTCTCAATTGCAGGCTTGAAACGCGCAGAAAAGATGTGGCTCGCCAGCTTCAGCGTCATGGTGAAGCTTCTGCTGCTAATGCCGTTACTGTCAGCTCTGGCTTCTGCGCCATCAACCATCCACCGCGTTCGGCGCCCAGCAGCTCCCACTCGCCGTCGCACGATCTCCACGCCGATCTTCTGCACCAGTTTGTCGTGGCTTCGATGCAAAACCAGCCGCCGCAAGGTCCACCTCCGGGATATTACCATCACCAGCAGCATTCCGCTGTTGGCTCTGCCATGCCCGCTATTGCTACCGGTCTCAGTCCACTGGCAGCGCCGATTCTTGAAGCGCCACCATATCAACCGCTGCCCGTCCTCACTTACCCCAACATAGCCgagacaacagcaacagcatcatcGCCCTCGTCCTTGGCCTCGATTTTGGCTCCGGTCCCTGGTCTAACCCCGTCGCCGACAACGTCGGTcccagcatcatcaactcCGGCAGCAGTTTCAGGGGCCTCAACCCCGACCTCGAACTCGCTtccaccagctccagctccgaCGCCAGTCCCAATTCCTGCTCTCCCCTCGAGAAGAGCGAGAGGAAGGGCGGGAAGGGCAGGACGAGGTGGCAGACGCGGAGCAGCAGGCAAGGATCTCGCCCCAGAGGTTCACCGGGCTCTCGTCTTGAAAAAGGCAGACACGGTAAATAAGGGGGATGTCATCTTCCCCACCTGTGATCGATGCCGGCGTCTCCGCCTCCAGTGCGTCAAGCACCTGTCGGCCTGTCGAGGCTGCACCAAGAAGCACGCCAGATGCAGCTGGAGAAATGTCACAGACGAAGAAGCCGAGATTGTGAGGCATCAGCTAGAGATTATCGAGCGTGAGGCACAGAAGCAGCGAGACgaggccgctgctgctgctgccggcaagACCGCCACACAGGCCGAGGCCAACAACAACCCGAGCGCTGGTTCTGGGCCTGCCAATAGCGCGGCTGATGCGAGCTCCAGTGCTGCGGCAGACTCTACGAGCCAGGTGGAGCTGGTGTCCAGACCAGCATCAGTGTcggcattggcattggcagcagtagcagcagcagcgtcatcagccatggcttcgtcttcatctccagctccagctccagctctagCTCCAGCTACAATCGAGCCTCCACTAAAGCTGGTGCCCACGTCGCGGCTTACTAGAATCGATTCGGCTCCTCCCTCTGTGCAGAGGAATCCCCCTCGGACGGGGCATCTGTCAGCGATCTTGTCGCCTCCCGACTATGAGCCCCGGCCATTCCACTCCCATTGA
- a CDS encoding uncharacterized protein (EggNog:ENOG41): MSATVRHPPPLNDQRNGVQKHLFSPTPNSRIADDNGLNDILGVTQILENHDIPCFCVGISALKFYGAARDRREWEICVPTELVSKAHEIFSSPPYSTTYIPISPVPHARVMSFLHTYKRYQIRDLPHIFVIVPSRDVHLDCRPNKIVRSLRGLPYPNLEDFFQSCLDRRDEVELTDLIDGTNVTNDWGESHLNLNGSHDVEWAREMKRRTDEWDPQVEGTSPPIDYWPTRPLSKREFWRELVMTKMDRLDWSRPPEIFLTQYRIRNSSDPWTVMTNVA, from the exons ATGTCAGCTACGGTTCGACATCCGCCGCCGCTCAACGACCAGCGAAATGGCGTCCAGAAACACTTGTTTAGCCCTACTCCAAATTCTAGGATTGCAGACGACAATGGGCTCAATGATATACTCGGCGTGACGCAGATCCTTGAAAACCACGATATCCCGTGCTTCTGTGTAGGAATATCGGCCCTCAAGTTCTATGGCGCCGCGAGGGATCGACGA GAATGGGAAATTTGCGTACCCACCGAACTCGTTTCCAAAGCTCACGAGATCTTCAGCTCACCTCCATATTCCACTACATATATCCCTATTTCTCCAGTCCCCCATGCCCGAGTAATGTCGTTTCTACACACCTACAAACGATACCAGATCCGAGACCTCCCCCatatcttcgtcatcgtgcCGTCCCGTGACGTACACCTCGACTGCCGACCCAACAAGATTGTTCGTAGCCTCAGAGGCCTGCCCTATCCGAATCTTGAAGACTTTTTCCAGAGCTGCCTCGACCGCCGCGACGAAGTCGAGCTCACCGATCTCATAGACGGCACCAATGTCACCAACGACTGGGGAGAGTCACACTTGAACCTGAATGGATCCCACGACGTCGAGTGGGCGCGCGAGATGAAGCGCCGCACCGATGAGTGGGACCCCCAAGTTGAAGGAACATCGCCGCCCATTGACTACTGGCCCACGAGGCCTCTGAGCAAGCGAGAATTTTGGCGGGAACTGGTCATGACCAAGATGGATAGACTGGACTGGTCGCGGCCACCCGAGATTTTCTTGACGCAGTACCGTATTCGTAACTCTTCGGATCCGTGGACCGTCATGACGAATGTCGCTTGA
- a CDS encoding uncharacterized protein (BUSCO:EOG092D2M1W): protein MAQQQGPAVAPPYLTGRDDRRPFQHSHVPAEHSALIQSRETGDVLPDDSPRGQVKALPFAKSWVHFMAGGVGGMTAAAVTAPLDVLKTRLQSDFYQAQIRASRAAQAQALRRLNPVRSAMYHLSETLQILGSVYRIEGSRALFKGLGPNLVGVIPARSINFYVYGNGKRLMAEYWNKGEEAPWVHLLAGVTAGVATSTATNPIWMVKTRLQLDKNVSERSLGVTQRLYRNSWDCVKQVVRDEGVRGLYKGMSASYLGVVESTMQWMLYEQLKAYLARREATIVASGREKNWWDRVVDVMGNGGAAGGAKLVAAVIAYPHEVARTRLRQAPLADGKLKYTGLIQCFKLVWKEEGLMGLYGGLTPHLMRTVPSAAIMFGMYEVILRFFHTPA from the exons atggcgcagcagcagggtCCTGCTGTTGCTCCTCCGTATCTGACAGGACGAGATGATCGTCGGCCGTTCCAGCACTCGCACGTTCCCGCAGAGCATTCAGCACTGATCCAATCGCGAGAGACGGGCGATGTGCTGCCGGACGATAGCCCTCGAGGGCAGGTTAAGGCGCTGCCATTTGCAAAATCCTGGGTGCATTTCATGGCCGGAGG TGTTGGTGGCATGACGGCCGCAGCTGTAACAGCGCCGCTCGACGTGCTCAAGACGAGACTCCAATCCGACTTTTACCAGGCGCAGATCCGCGCATCCAGAGCCGCCCAGGCGCAGGCCCTGCGGCGGCTGAATCCCGTGCGCAGCGCAATGTACCACCTGTCCGAGACGCTGCAGATCCTGGGCTCCGTCTACCGCATCGAAGGATCGCGCGCGCTGTTCAAGGGCCTGGGGCCCAACCTGGTGGGCGTCATCCCCGCGCGAAGCATCAACTTTTACGTCTACGGCAACGGCAAGCGCCTCATGGCCGAGTACTGGaacaagggcgaggaggcgCCGTGGGTGCATCTGCTGGCGGGCGTCACGGCCGGTGTGGCGACCAGCACGGCCACGAATCCCATCTGGATGGTCAAGACACGGCTGCAGCTGGACAAGAACGTCTCCGAGCGCAGCCTCGGCGTGACGCAGCGCCTGTACCGCAACAGCTGGGACTGCGTCAAGCAGGTGGTGCGAGACGAGGGTGTGCGCGGTCTGTACAAGGGCATGAGCGCCAGTTATCTGGGCGTGGTGGAGTCGACGATGCAGTGGATGCTGTACGAGCAGCTCAAGGCGTATCTTGCGCGACGAGAGGCCACCATTGTGGCGAGTGGCCGAGAAAAGAACTGGTGGGATCGCGTGGTGGATGTCATGGGCAACGGCGGAGCTGCAGGAGGCGCAAAGCTGGTTGCTGCCGTGATTGCCTATCCTCACGAG GTTGCGAGAACTCGTCTGCGACAGGCTCCTCTGGCAGACGGCAAGCTCAAGTACACCGGCCTGATCCAGTGCTTCAAGCTCGTCTGGAAGGAAGAGGGCCTCATGGGTCTCTACGGCGGCTTGACTCCTCATCTCATGCGAACGGTGCCTAGTGCGGCAATCATGTTTGGCATGTACGAGGTCATTCTGCGCTTCTTCCACACACCTGCCTAa